From the genome of Panulirus ornatus isolate Po-2019 chromosome 19, ASM3632096v1, whole genome shotgun sequence, one region includes:
- the LOC139755625 gene encoding uncharacterized protein, whose product MLQTMCRIPGVVTVLCLFSCCVHFSHSQDDHMWSVTGVAGRASDLPCYLNPRTPGDRPKLILWYKRGTRTPVFSHDGRVPQMRSDIRQNEGTLTVSRGAATLTLHNLTLSQAGVYECRVDFFKSPTHTNCVNLTIVEPPSSVEVFDSEGGKARGGALGPYREGVSLIFTCRVKGGSPSPNVTWWQNGKLQSKSWYHKGQDLVVNDLRVDRLTRKWHNETLTCLASNTHLASPVSVSVVIQMFLMPTSVVITNPGPIKEGYQVRLLCTSTGSRPSASLTWTIRGVTRPAQKENLVYGEVTSSTLVTNVTRRDHNTRVTCRAANPAVPDAPIANSTTLIVHYPPTVRASLGRSLPELLKEGDDVYFTCSVAANPPASTITWYHEGTAQVQNVTQGVILAGDSLVLQKVGRRQAGQYTCSATNPLSTATSPPVTLRIKYKPVCQTSPTTYFIYDKPINVTCSVSSYPPVRSIQWQWNSSSDVISTEVISEVDERTWAQLTVEPIQSREDRTLTCWAVNEMGKQSAPCGFSVKVAQTPLPLSSCRLANITASSLSLTCQRPDVAAAGTTLYRAEVYFENRTLFANVTSHRPNFNVSRLDAGTSYQIKVYVTHGPVTSQPVVVSAYTSRTSMTSQDSRGGSSSVGKAVGGLLLLLLVLAGGVWGRHYCTRRSDKKKHEPRVPSDESNPDVVPTAIEDTFDLLAAGAAKSEVPILTPVYEAVGVTLQEGVPRKTSASAEVYHSGVRPKHHQRDPDEYQGLRLQHKKDPEDYPSLRLQHKEPEGDHGMRVHRRDSGDYLGARLQHKDPEEYPGARLQHKDPEEYPGARLQHKDPEEYPGARLQHKDPEEYPGARLQHKDPEEYPGARLQHKDPEDYPGVRFQHQDPEPYPGARLQHKDPEAFPGVRFHHKDPEVFPGPRLQHRDPEVFPGSRLEQEDLEEYTGARSDLYCPVDQLMQAAETIV is encoded by the exons TGTGGTCAGTGACGGGCGTGGCGGGACGCGCCAGCGATCTACCTTGCTACCTAAACCCTCGCACCCCAGGCGATAGACCCAAGCTCATCCTGTGGTACAAAAGGGGTACCCGAACCCCAGTCTTCAG CCACGATGGCCGGGTTCCCCAAATGAGGTCAGACATCCGCCAGAACGAAGGAACCCTGACCGTGAGTCGAGGAGCAGCTACACTAACCCTCCACAACCTGACCCTCAGCCAAGCGGGAGTCTACGAGTGCAGGGTCGACTTCTTCAAGTCCCCGACACACACGAATTGCGTCAACCTCACGATAGTGG AACCCCCAAGTAGCGTGGAGGTGTTCGATAGCGAGGGAGGCAAGGCCCGAGGAGGCGCCCTTGGGCCGTACAGGGAGGGCGTCTCCCTCATCTTCACCTGCAGAGTTAAAGGAG GTTCGCCCTCTCCTAACGTGACCTGGTGGCAAAACGGGAAGCTACAGAGCAAGTCGTGGTACCATAAGGGTCAGGACCTGGTGGTCAATGACCTGAGAGTCGACAGGTTGACCCGAAAATGGCACAACGAGACACTAACCTGTTTGGCCTCCAACACCCACCTGGCGAGCCCAGTCTCCGTGTCTGTCGTCATCCAGATGTTTT TGATGCCCACTAGCGTGGTCATCACCAACCCGGGACCCATTAAGGAAGGTTACCAGGTTCGCCTTCTGTGCACCTCGACCGGCTCCAGACCCTCGGCCTCCCTCACCTGGACCATCCGGGGCGTCACCAGGCCGGcacagaaggag aaccTGGTGTACGGAGAGGTCACCAGCTCTACGCTAGTGACCAATGTGACCCGACGTGACCACAACACCAGGGTGACCTGCAGGGCTGCCAACCCCGCCGTGCCTGACGCCCCAATTGCCAACTCTACCACGCTCATCGTCCACT ACCCGCCGACGGTGAGGGCGTCGCTGGGCCGCTCCCTGCCGGAGCTCTTGAAGGAGGGAGATGATGTGTACTTCACGTGCAGCGTGGCTGCTAACCCGCCAGCATCCACCATCACCTGGTACCACGAG GGCACGGCGCAGGTGCAGAACGTAACGCAGGGCGTGATCCTGGCGGGGGACTCACTGGTGCTGCAGAAGGTCGGGCGGCGTCAGGCAGGGCAGTACACTTGTTCCGCCACCAACCCGCTCAGCACGGCCACCAGCCCTCCAGTCACCCTCAGGATCAAGT ACAAACCCGTGTGCCAAACCTCTCCCACCACGTACTTCATCTACGACAAGCCAATCAACGTGACGTGTTCTGTGTCGTCATACCCGCCCGTCAGATCCATCCAATGGCAGTGGAACAGCAGCAGTGACGTCATCAGCACGGAGGTTATAAGTGAGGTGGATGAGAGGACGTGGGCTCAGTTGACGGTCGAGCCCATACAGAGTCGGGAGGACCGTACCCTCACCTGCTGGGCTGTCAACGAGATGGGCAAGCAGTCCGCTCCCTGTGGCTTCTCCGTTAAGGTCGCCC AgacgcctctccctctctcgtcgTGTCGCCTGGCCAACATCACAGCCTCTTCGCTGAGCCTCACCTGCCAGAGGCCAGATGTCGCTGCCGCCGGCACAACACTCTACAGAGCCGAG GTGTACTTCGAGAACCGCACACTCTTCGCCAACGTCACCTCGCACCGTCCCAACTTCAACGTGAGCCGCCTGGACGCTGGCACCAGTTACCAGATCAAGGTGTACGTCACGCACGGTCCCGTCACGTCCCAGCCTGTGGTGGTGTCAGCCTACACGTCCCGGACCTCCATGACATCCCAAG ATTCGAGAGGAGGGAGCAGCTCTGTGGGTAAGGCTGTTGGGGGTTTacttctgttgctgctggtgttggccGGAGGTGTGTGGGGTCGCCACTACTGCACCAGGAGGAGCGACAAGAAGAAGCACGAGCCGCGGGTTCCCTCTGATGAGAGCAACCCCGACGTGGTGCCCACTGCaatag AGGACACGTTCGACCTGCTGGCTGCCGGAGCCGCGAAGAGTGAGGTGCCAATACTGACCCCTGTGTACGAGGCTGTGGGCGTAACACTGCAGGAAGGTGTACCTAGA AAGACTTCAGCCTCGGCGGAGGTGTACCACTCGGGCGTGAGGCCCAAACACCACCAAAGAGACCCCGACGAATACCAGGGACTTCGACTCCAACACAAGAAGGACCCCGAGGACTACCCTAGCCTCAGGCTTCAACACAAGGAGCCCGAGGGTGACCATGGGATGAGGGTTCATCGTAGAGACTCCGGGGATTACTTAGGGGCGAGGCTTCAACATAAGGACCCAGAGGAATACCCGGGGGCGAGGCTTCAACATAAGGACCCGGAGGAATACCCGGGGGCGAGGCTTCAACATAAGGACCCGGAGGAATACCCGGGGGCGAGGCTTCAACATAAGGACCCAGAGGAATACCCGGGGGCGAGGCTTCAACATAAGGACCCAGAGGAATACCCGGGGGCGAGGCTTCAACATAAGGACCCCGAGGATTACCCCGGGGTAAGGTTTCAACATCAAGACCCCGAACCCTATCCGGGGGCGAGGCTTCAACATAAGGACCCCGAAGCATTTCCTGGGGTAAGGTTTCACCATAAAGACCCCGAGGTCTTCCCCGGGCCGAGGCTCCAACACAGAGACCCCGAGGTCTTCCCGGGGTCGAGGTTGGAACAGGAAGACTTAGAAGAGTATACGGGGGCGAGGTCCGACCTCTACTGTCCAGTGGATCAGCTGATGCAGGCAGCGGAGACCATCGTATGA